A single region of the Biomaibacter acetigenes genome encodes:
- a CDS encoding alanine racemase: protein MDIKNLSTPVFMVDLDILEFNIKEMASLCKKNNKELWPMVKTHKSTQIARMQQEAGAKGFLVGTLDEAEKLAQEGFKNIMLAYPAAGEQNVARVINTAKKSRIILSLDGMDAAKALNEAAKCHGLTLEYLIIIDSGLHRFGVLPEEAVKLASNLSVLEYLKLVGIGTHPGHVYGASSSEEVKKVADEEMTAMKQARENMERAGFRINIVATGSTPTAIYAAKDENITALRPGNYVFYDNIQMALGVVPESRCALAVLGTIISHPREDIFIIDVGSKCLGLDKGAHGISLVKGYGLIKDHPELLITDLSEEVGKIKIIGDTKVKVGDKLQVIPNHACSTANMTDYLIGHRKGEIERAIYIDIRGGSFRNPSVNDLFCLKSRI from the coding sequence ATGGATATAAAAAATCTTTCCACACCGGTTTTTATGGTAGACCTGGATATTCTGGAATTTAACATTAAAGAAATGGCCAGCCTTTGCAAAAAAAATAATAAAGAGCTCTGGCCCATGGTAAAGACCCACAAGAGCACTCAAATAGCCAGGATGCAACAAGAGGCTGGAGCTAAAGGTTTTCTGGTAGGAACTCTGGATGAGGCGGAAAAACTTGCACAAGAAGGGTTTAAAAACATTATGCTGGCATATCCGGCAGCCGGGGAACAAAACGTTGCCAGGGTAATTAATACAGCTAAAAAGTCGCGGATTATCCTCAGCCTGGATGGCATGGATGCGGCGAAAGCCTTAAATGAAGCGGCAAAGTGCCATGGCCTGACTCTGGAATATCTCATCATAATCGACAGCGGCCTTCACCGCTTTGGGGTTTTGCCTGAAGAAGCGGTGAAACTGGCCAGTAATTTATCGGTTTTGGAGTATCTAAAGCTAGTCGGTATAGGCACCCATCCCGGCCATGTATATGGTGCCTCAAGCTCCGAGGAAGTCAAAAAAGTTGCCGACGAAGAGATGACAGCCATGAAGCAGGCAAGGGAAAATATGGAAAGAGCTGGATTCAGAATTAACATTGTGGCGACCGGCAGCACTCCAACGGCGATATATGCCGCTAAAGATGAAAATATTACAGCACTCCGCCCGGGCAATTATGTATTTTATGACAACATCCAGATGGCTTTAGGCGTTGTTCCGGAATCGAGGTGTGCTCTCGCCGTGCTGGGCACAATTATATCGCATCCCAGGGAAGATATTTTTATCATAGATGTGGGCAGCAAATGTCTGGGGCTTGATAAAGGTGCCCACGGCATCTCACTGGTAAAGGGGTATGGCTTAATAAAAGACCATCCGGAGCTTTTGATAACTGATCTTTCAGAGGAAGTAGGGAAAATAAAGATAATAGGTGACACCAAAGTCAAAGTAGGAGATAAACTGCAGGTGATTCCTAACCACGCCTGCTCCACCGCCAATATGACGGATTATCTCATAGGCCATAGAAAAGGCGAAATTGAAAGGGCCATATATATCGATATACGTGGAGGTTCCTTCAGGAACCCGTCGGTGAACGATTTATTTTGCTTAAAGAGCAGGATTTAG
- a CDS encoding ABC transporter substrate-binding protein: MRKFWGIFLVLVLVVSMVAVGCGQKQEPAKEEQKAQEAPKEEAKQETTGDVVKVGWIGSLTGDQAVWGQCEFNTVKMLVEEINAQGGLLGKKLEAIGYDTRGDAMEAVNAVRRLTSQDKVVAIIGPNASGQAIPISTVLEEMKVPDIATVATNPKVTVVDGKTKPFNFRVCFIDPYQGAVAAGYAVDVLKFKKAAVLYDVADDYSQGLTEFFIKTFTEKGGEIVAKEAFKSGDTDFRPQLSKIKTANPDIIFMPYFFKEVALSANQARELGIKAVLMGGDGWPSEVLLEMARDAVNGSYFVNHVDFDDPAVQDFKNRYMKKYDRKVELNGYLAHDAFLMFVDAVKRANSFDPVAIRDALETTNIQGITGNIKIGKDTHNPEGKEAAIIKIVDGKYVFQQKYSPSK; the protein is encoded by the coding sequence ATGAGAAAATTCTGGGGGATCTTTTTAGTTTTAGTGCTGGTAGTTTCTATGGTGGCTGTTGGATGCGGCCAGAAGCAGGAACCTGCCAAGGAGGAACAAAAAGCCCAGGAGGCTCCCAAGGAAGAAGCCAAACAGGAAACTACAGGTGATGTGGTAAAAGTCGGATGGATCGGTTCTTTGACAGGGGACCAGGCTGTTTGGGGCCAGTGCGAATTTAACACAGTTAAGATGCTGGTGGAGGAAATTAATGCCCAAGGTGGCCTTCTGGGCAAAAAGCTGGAGGCCATAGGATATGATACCCGGGGCGACGCCATGGAAGCGGTGAATGCCGTGAGACGTCTCACCAGCCAGGATAAAGTGGTGGCTATTATAGGCCCCAATGCCAGCGGCCAGGCCATACCCATTTCCACGGTGCTAGAGGAAATGAAGGTCCCGGATATTGCGACGGTAGCCACCAATCCCAAGGTTACTGTGGTCGACGGAAAGACAAAACCCTTCAACTTCCGGGTTTGCTTTATAGACCCCTATCAAGGCGCCGTTGCGGCAGGATATGCCGTCGATGTGCTGAAATTCAAGAAAGCTGCGGTGCTCTATGATGTAGCCGATGATTATTCCCAGGGGTTGACCGAGTTTTTCATCAAGACCTTCACCGAAAAGGGCGGAGAAATAGTGGCAAAAGAAGCCTTCAAATCGGGGGATACCGACTTCCGGCCCCAGCTTTCCAAGATAAAAACCGCCAACCCCGATATCATTTTTATGCCCTATTTCTTTAAGGAAGTGGCTCTTAGCGCCAATCAGGCCCGGGAACTGGGCATCAAGGCCGTTCTCATGGGCGGAGACGGCTGGCCTTCTGAAGTGCTTCTGGAGATGGCCAGGGATGCGGTGAACGGCAGCTACTTCGTAAATCACGTAGACTTTGACGACCCAGCGGTGCAGGACTTCAAGAACAGGTACATGAAAAAGTATGATAGAAAAGTGGAGTTGAACGGCTATCTGGCCCATGATGCGTTTCTAATGTTTGTAGACGCGGTAAAGAGAGCCAACAGTTTCGACCCGGTGGCGATTCGCGATGCCCTGGAGACCACCAATATTCAGGGTATTACGGGCAATATAAAGATAGGCAAAGATACCCACAACCCCGAGGGCAAAGAAGCCGCCATTATAAAGATAGTTGACGGTAAGTACGTATTCCAGCAAAAATATTCTCCAAGCAAATAA
- a CDS encoding branched-chain amino acid ABC transporter permease has translation MIQFLQQMINGLSIGSVYALMAVGYSLVYSIMNFSNFAHGGIIMLGAYFGFFFLTLFNWPFAMAFLGAAICAAILAVLVERVAYKPLRMRNAPFLYFIISAMGASMFIENFVIATIGPTFKTYPTVFSREPFRLGPLFIGRLDTMMFVISAICLAALIYFIDFTKMGKAIQATAFNPRASALMGINTDLIIITVFAIGGFLAGIAGVLFGMKYTVYPQIGFITIKSFIAAVFGGLGSLPGAVIGSVILGVLETLISGYFSSQFRDLISFSLLIFILVFRPIGLMGKSTEEKA, from the coding sequence TTGATTCAATTTTTGCAGCAGATGATAAACGGTCTGTCTATTGGCAGTGTATATGCTCTCATGGCCGTTGGTTATTCCCTGGTATACAGCATCATGAACTTTTCCAATTTTGCCCATGGCGGTATAATAATGCTGGGAGCTTATTTTGGTTTTTTCTTTTTAACGTTGTTTAACTGGCCTTTTGCCATGGCTTTTCTTGGCGCTGCCATTTGTGCGGCCATCCTGGCAGTGCTGGTGGAAAGAGTGGCGTATAAGCCCTTGAGGATGCGCAATGCGCCGTTTTTATATTTCATCATATCGGCTATGGGGGCCTCCATGTTCATAGAAAACTTTGTCATAGCCACCATAGGCCCTACTTTCAAGACTTATCCCACCGTGTTTTCCCGGGAACCCTTCCGTTTAGGCCCACTCTTTATTGGCAGGCTCGATACCATGATGTTTGTCATTTCTGCCATATGCCTTGCGGCATTAATTTATTTCATCGATTTTACTAAAATGGGAAAAGCCATTCAGGCCACCGCCTTCAACCCTAGAGCCAGCGCTCTGATGGGTATTAATACAGACCTCATAATCATTACGGTCTTTGCCATAGGCGGGTTTCTAGCTGGCATTGCAGGAGTGCTTTTTGGTATGAAGTACACAGTTTACCCTCAGATAGGATTTATAACCATAAAATCCTTTATAGCGGCGGTTTTCGGCGGCCTGGGAAGCCTTCCCGGGGCGGTGATAGGTTCGGTGATCCTGGGCGTTTTGGAGACGCTGATTTCGGGATATTTTTCATCACAGTTCCGGGACCTTATTTCCTTCAGCCTGCTCATCTTTATCCTGGTGTTCAGGCCCATAGGGCTGATGGGTAAATCCACGGAGGAAAAGGCATAG
- a CDS encoding branched-chain amino acid ABC transporter permease, which produces MDWFYIKGILILSGINLMAVLGLSLLTGFTGLFSFGHAGFMAIGAYTAAAMGIKLGLPLIPSLLIGGLAAGIFSLFIGKLTLNLKGDYFCIATLGFGEAIRLILDNVQYFGGARGWPGIPLKIDLWNVIIINVVGILILINLINSRHGRNMIAIREEELAAKTIGIDTFKYKMISLFISAVYAGIAGGMVGYYTGFLQPKMFSMNKSTELTIIVIFGGIGSISGSVLGALFLTALPEILRAFALWRLVAYGAAVIFIMISRPEGLMGGKEITLKGIMRLLRLKNRPGKAAEG; this is translated from the coding sequence ATGGACTGGTTTTACATCAAAGGCATCCTCATATTGTCCGGCATAAACCTCATGGCGGTTCTGGGGCTTTCCCTCCTGACGGGGTTTACGGGCCTTTTTTCCTTCGGTCATGCGGGCTTCATGGCCATAGGGGCATATACTGCGGCAGCAATGGGAATAAAACTGGGGTTGCCTCTTATTCCATCACTTTTAATCGGTGGACTGGCTGCCGGGATTTTCAGCCTCTTTATCGGTAAATTGACCCTCAACCTGAAAGGCGACTATTTCTGCATCGCCACCCTGGGATTTGGCGAAGCCATCCGCCTGATCCTGGACAATGTCCAGTATTTCGGCGGTGCGCGGGGGTGGCCGGGGATTCCGCTTAAGATAGATTTGTGGAATGTGATTATAATAAACGTTGTTGGAATTCTTATCCTCATAAATCTCATAAATTCCCGCCATGGGCGGAATATGATTGCCATTCGAGAGGAAGAACTGGCCGCTAAAACCATAGGGATAGATACTTTTAAATACAAGATGATTTCTCTCTTTATAAGCGCCGTATATGCGGGCATAGCCGGCGGCATGGTGGGATATTATACGGGGTTTTTGCAGCCCAAAATGTTCAGCATGAACAAATCCACCGAACTTACCATCATAGTAATCTTCGGCGGTATAGGCAGCATTTCCGGCAGTGTGCTGGGGGCCCTATTCCTGACAGCTCTGCCCGAAATATTGAGGGCTTTTGCGTTGTGGAGGCTGGTAGCCTACGGAGCGGCAGTTATTTTCATAATGATAAGCAGGCCTGAAGGGCTTATGGGTGGAAAAGAGATTACTCTAAAAGGTATTATGAGGCTGCTGAGGCTGAAAAACCGTCCCGGAAAAGCTGCCGAGGGTTAG
- a CDS encoding ABC transporter ATP-binding protein, with product MEMLEMKNVTKTFGGLTAVEKVNFMVKKGSISGLIGPNGAGKTTIFNLITGIYKVTEGEIIFKGIPIQNLEPHRIASMGITRTFQNIRLFKKLSVYDNILTACHHNAGYNLIESVLRLGRFKKEEKDLRQDTENLMEIMGLAKWRDHAAHSLPYGLQRRLEIARALAVKPELLLLDEPAAGMNPDETLQLMNLIREIRDKFKCTIFIIEHHMDLVMGICENIMVLNFGRKLTEGPPEKVQRDPQVIQAYLGEGAKLGA from the coding sequence ATGGAAATGCTCGAGATGAAAAATGTGACCAAAACATTTGGCGGTCTGACCGCCGTTGAAAAGGTTAATTTTATGGTGAAGAAAGGTTCCATTTCGGGTCTTATCGGCCCTAACGGGGCGGGAAAAACCACCATATTTAATCTCATAACAGGCATCTATAAAGTTACCGAGGGGGAAATTATTTTTAAAGGGATACCCATTCAAAATCTTGAGCCTCATAGGATAGCAAGCATGGGTATCACCCGTACTTTCCAGAACATCCGGCTCTTTAAAAAACTATCGGTATATGACAACATCCTGACTGCATGTCACCACAATGCCGGGTATAATTTAATAGAATCGGTATTGAGGCTGGGAAGATTTAAAAAAGAAGAAAAAGATTTAAGGCAGGATACCGAGAATTTAATGGAAATAATGGGCCTCGCCAAGTGGCGGGACCATGCTGCCCACAGCCTGCCCTATGGCCTGCAGCGCCGCCTGGAGATAGCCCGGGCCCTGGCGGTAAAGCCGGAGCTGCTGCTTTTAGATGAGCCCGCAGCTGGTATGAATCCCGACGAAACCCTCCAGTTGATGAACCTTATCCGGGAGATAAGGGACAAATTTAAGTGTACAATTTTCATAATAGAGCACCACATGGACCTGGTGATGGGAATATGTGAAAACATCATGGTGCTCAACTTCGGCAGGAAGCTCACCGAGGGTCCGCCTGAAAAAGTGCAGCGGGACCCGCAAGTCATACAGGCTTATCTGGGAGAGGGGGCGAAACTGGGTGCTTAA
- a CDS encoding ABC transporter ATP-binding protein, translating to MLKVENLHVYYGGIHALKGIDISVEKGEIVTIIGANGAGKSTLLNTISGLVRSREGRIIFKGSLLRPVPHHIVMKGICQVPEGRLVFANLTVKDNLLLGAYLRKDKNIKKDLEKVYELFPRLAERQKQLAGTLSGGEQQMLAMGRGLMSNPELMLLDEPSLGLAPILVDTIFTVIQDIKKIGKTILLVEQNAYKALSTADRAYVLEQGKIVKAGKAADLIKDPTIQESYLGQKAEAGDRKSEVGF from the coding sequence GTGCTTAAGGTAGAAAACCTTCATGTGTATTACGGAGGCATTCACGCCCTCAAGGGAATTGATATTTCGGTGGAAAAAGGCGAGATAGTGACCATTATAGGAGCCAACGGAGCCGGAAAATCCACGCTGCTCAATACCATATCCGGGCTTGTAAGGAGCAGGGAAGGCAGGATTATTTTTAAAGGCAGCCTCCTGCGACCGGTGCCCCATCATATTGTGATGAAGGGCATCTGCCAGGTCCCGGAAGGAAGGCTGGTTTTTGCAAACCTTACCGTGAAAGATAATCTCCTGTTAGGAGCCTATCTACGAAAGGATAAAAACATAAAAAAAGATCTGGAGAAAGTTTACGAACTTTTCCCGAGGCTTGCGGAAAGGCAAAAACAGCTGGCTGGAACCCTTTCCGGAGGCGAACAGCAGATGCTGGCCATGGGCAGGGGTCTCATGAGCAATCCGGAGCTCATGCTTCTGGATGAGCCATCCCTGGGCCTTGCGCCCATTCTGGTGGATACCATCTTTACCGTCATACAGGATATCAAAAAAATCGGTAAGACCATACTTCTGGTGGAGCAAAATGCCTATAAAGCCCTTTCCACCGCCGACAGGGCTTATGTGCTGGAACAGGGGAAGATAGTCAAGGCCGGGAAGGCCGCGGATCTCATCAAAGACCCTACCATTCAGGAATCATATCTGGGGCAAAAAGCAGAGGCCGGAGACCGGAAGTCAGAGGTCGGATTTTAG
- the sspI gene encoding small acid-soluble spore protein SspI: MKGRDKMTALDIRSLVLKNLAGSTREEVEGYITETIETREEEALPGMGILFETVWQKSNDNERSSMMDKIMETINNQPTS, translated from the coding sequence ATGAAAGGTAGGGATAAGATGACGGCACTTGATATTCGAAGCCTGGTACTGAAGAACCTGGCGGGCAGCACTCGGGAAGAAGTAGAGGGCTATATCACCGAAACCATTGAGACCCGGGAAGAAGAGGCCCTTCCCGGTATGGGGATCCTCTTTGAGACGGTATGGCAAAAATCTAACGACAACGAGAGAAGCAGCATGATGGATAAGATTATGGAGACCATAAACAACCAACCTACGTCTTAA